Part of the Lolium rigidum isolate FL_2022 chromosome 6, APGP_CSIRO_Lrig_0.1, whole genome shotgun sequence genome, GTGTGCACTCCCGGCTAGACCAAGTGCAGGTTCGTTACAATCTTTGATTTATCTTGCTAATTGAGTTATGAATGCTAGGCCTTGTTGTATTGTGACGATTTTTTTATACTAATTTGTTCTTTGTTTCACTCTATTTTTCAGTTACTTGTGAAAGGTGCCAGTGAGAGGGGAGCAAAAAGAATCCGCCTCCACATTCTTACCGATGGACGTGATGTCTTGGATGGCAGCAGTGTTGGTTTCGTAGAGACAATAGAGAATGATCTTGCTCAGCTTCGTGAGAAGGGTGTTGATGCACGGGTTGCATCTGGTGGTGGAAGGATGTACGTTACCATGGACCGCTATGAGGTATACTCATTTGATTCAGTCATCAACTTTTGTTGTTTAGCTGTTGTGGGTAATAATGGAGTCTTTGAACTGGAAAATACATCTTGTCCCTGTTGAAATTAAAGTCATATTTTTTAATGTGTTGCAGAATGACTGGGATGTGGTCAAGCGTGGGTGGGATGCCCAGGTGCTTGGAGAAGCGCCATACAAGTTCAAGACTGCACTTGAAGCTGTGAAAACACTAAGGGCAGAGCCCAAGGCCAATGATCAGTACTTGCCCCCGTTTGTGATAGTCGATGAGAGTGGCAAATCAGTTGGTCCTATAGTAGATGGTGATGCAGTTGTCACTTTCAATTTCAGAGCTGATCGCATGGTTATGCTTGCGAAAGCACTTGAGTTTGCTGATTTTGATAAATTTGACCGCGTTCGTGTACCAAAAATTAAGTACGCTGGGATGCTTCAGTATGATGGTGAGTTGAAGCTTCCAGGGAAATTCCTTGTTTCCCCACCCTTGATAGCGAGGACATCTGGTGAATACTTGGTAAAGAATGGTGTGCGCACATTTGCTTGCAGGCAAGTACCTAAATTTCCACTCTCTTTTCCTATTTAAACCACATGGTTCTTCATATTCATCTGTATACTACAAATTCTATGATGCTTGCTATTAGTTGGTGGTGAAGTAACAATTAGTTCAAGTGATCTTGTGTTAAGTTTTCCTATATTCCAGTTGAAACAAATATACTGTATGTAAAAAGTGGAAGTACAGGTCATGTGTTTTATACCCTGCACAAAAGCTTTACTACTAGTATTTTTGGTGTCTTGTTCTTCATTTTTTATCAAAACAATGCCGGTCACCAAACCAGGGATGGGAATTTTTGTGGTTCTTTGTTACTTTTTGGGCACCTATTTGATTTGGACATGCCTGGAGCTTAGTAGCAAAGACTTAGCTACAGAGGAGGTTGTTGAGATTATCTACACATACCCGTTTCTCGGTGTCCTTTTCACAAGTTTTAACATTGTACACTTGTGTTATCATTTTAATGGTCTGAGTAAAATACATGTCGTTTATCAACACTTGCATAGTGCTATTTGGGTTTGCTTGTTTCAGTTTGTGTTCCGTGTTTAGCACATATTTTATTACCTTTCTGCATATTTTTTTTATGGACTAATCGATTTTTTTCGTAACAGCGAGACAGTGAAGTTTGGCCATGTCACATTTTTCTGGAATGGAAACCGTTCTGGATACTTCGATGAAACCAAGGAAGAATATGTAGAAATTCCTAGTGACAGTGGTATCACTTTCAATGAGCAACCCAAGATGAAGGCACTAGAAATTGCTGAAAAAACCAGGGATGCTATCCTCAGTGGAAAGTTTGACCAGGTAAAGGAATCTGGAAATTACAGTATATGCCTTTGTCTGTTTGCCTCCATCAAGTTACTTATCAGAATTATTTTTGTAGGTACGTATTAACCTGCCAAATGGTGATATGGTGGGTCACACTGGTGATATTGAAGCCACAGTCGTTGCCTGCAAGGCTGCTGATGAAGCTGTCAAGGTGAGAACAAACAAGAGAAACAAGCATATTCAGAAATTTCTTGCAGATTCTTATCAATGATTTGTTTTCATTATCTCTAGATTAAGCTAAACTGTTACGTTGAGCAGAAATAGAACATGTTACTCTAGTTTGATTGGAAAATTATTAGGAAGTGCTGAACTCCTACATTGATCGGAAATAGCACATTTACTGTAGTTTGAATGGAAGTTCTCTTAAAGTGCTGTCTTTGTTGGCTTTGCACTTGCTTACACAAGTTTCGTTATATGTTTGGTGCTTTATTTGATCATCTGTTTTTTCTTTGGAACAGATTGTCTTGGATGCGGTCGAGCAAGTTGGTGGTATTTACCTTGTCACTGCTGACCACGGAAACGCAGAGGATATGGTGAAAAGAAACAAATCTGGCCAGCCGGCTCTTGACAAGAGTGGCAGCATCCAGATTCTTACTTCGCACACACTTCAGCCAGTAAGTGCATGCCATATGCTGTGCTTTCCTTTGAAACCAATCAACTTGAGTGTTCACGTGTATCGTTTAGGTTTTAATTCGTATGTATCATTGCAGGTCCCTGTTGCGATCGGAGGCCCTGGTCTCCACCCAGGAGTGAAGTTCAGGTCTGATATCAACACACCTGGACTCGCCAATGTTGCCGCCACCGTGATGAACCTCCACGGCTTCCTGGCTCCTGATGATTACGAGACGACTCTCATTGAGGTTGCTAACAAGTGAAATATTACTGTCTGAAGTCAGAATTGCGGTAGCCAGTTTTGTTTCTATAGTTTTGAGATGGATCAAAGGATGATCCCATTGAATAATTTGAGATTTGGCAGCTCAAACTCATGAACACTGAGAAAAGTGGATTAGCTCTATTTGTAACTTGGTATTGCCACGTGGGCTGGTGGAACAGACTGATAGCCATTTTTGCTCAGCTATATGTGTGATGCGTCGAACTTTATAAGCAGCATGTAAATGTGTTAAATAcagtacttcctccgatccatatgAGTTGCCACTAACATAGATGTATCTatattagttctagatacattcatactaGTGGTAAGTAATATAAATCGGAGGGAGAATCTTTTTTAGCAAATGGAAGTTATACCTCCCACTCGGTAACTGATTTATAACAGGGAAAACAAAATTTTGCATCTACTGTTTAACCCCAGTCATAAGTTAGTCTCCGCAGTATAGGATTAGGATGTTGATTATTAAGTAAACTGTCGTCTATAATCGAACTCAAGCGAGGTTTTTCTCCCTGGGTTGGTTTACGACCCCAGTTTCAATGCAAGTCTAAAATTGCTAATTATGCTCACTAAAAGATATAACCcatcaaataaataaatatactATGTAGATGTGCATGTTACGATAGATGTGTGACATACAAAAAAAgaccaaattaaaaagttaattcaTGATAGTCCAGGAGTGGCATTGATCGATTACTGGCTAAGCTGGTTGGGCATATGCAGCTTAGGCATTCAAAAGCTCTGGCTAATAGTAAAATTCTAAAGAGTATAGAGAAGATTAGAAAAGGTAGAAAACGATCAAAGTTGATATGTACGGTGACTGTAAAAAGAGATTTGAGAGAATAGAATGTACGTAAAGTCTTGGCTCATGGCAGTATTATTTGAAGATCAGCGATCTATGTGCTAAAATCTTAGTttacttcttttctttcttttctttctccttattctggttttcttatatttttttggGTATCATATCTAGCCTCCCAAATTTCATTATGTGAACACAGGTTGAAATGGGAATATTTACA contains:
- the LOC124658855 gene encoding 2,3-bisphosphoglycerate-independent phosphoglycerate mutase, with product MDSLKNGAPERWTLVKAHGTAVGLPSDDDMGNSEVGHNALGAGRIFAQGAKLVDAALASGKIWEDEGFNYIKESFAEGTLHLIGLLSDGGVHSRLDQVQLLVKGASERGAKRIRLHILTDGRDVLDGSSVGFVETIENDLAQLREKGVDARVASGGGRMYVTMDRYENDWDVVKRGWDAQVLGEAPYKFKTALEAVKTLRAEPKANDQYLPPFVIVDESGKSVGPIVDGDAVVTFNFRADRMVMLAKALEFADFDKFDRVRVPKIKYAGMLQYDGELKLPGKFLVSPPLIARTSGEYLVKNGVRTFACSETVKFGHVTFFWNGNRSGYFDETKEEYVEIPSDSGITFNEQPKMKALEIAEKTRDAILSGKFDQVRINLPNGDMVGHTGDIEATVVACKAADEAVKIVLDAVEQVGGIYLVTADHGNAEDMVKRNKSGQPALDKSGSIQILTSHTLQPVPVAIGGPGLHPGVKFRSDINTPGLANVAATVMNLHGFLAPDDYETTLIEVANK